The following proteins are encoded in a genomic region of Oncorhynchus gorbuscha isolate QuinsamMale2020 ecotype Even-year linkage group LG11, OgorEven_v1.0, whole genome shotgun sequence:
- the LOC124048211 gene encoding somatostatin receptor type 5-like → MDSSFTSETFYNAGSIADPTTSYLDEDMYLQEDLDVFSVTMAVLYLAVCIVGLAGNTLVIVAILKLDKMASATTVYIFNLALADGLFMVGLPFIAIQNFQNHWAFGDLACKLVMVLDGINQFTSVFCLTVMSIDRYMALVDPLRFARWRTPRRAKIVSSFLWLFSLLPVLPITIHFSARDGLCNLDPQVASEAWWLAFITYTFVLGFALPFLVMIVSYTALVVKLRTHRHQASSPSQERPCLETQVTKMVVAVVLAFAVCWLPFYAFNFCSLYHTDLVLTFARCFEFVVLLSYSWSCANPILYACLSETFGRHFLTLLCPTKRFPSVQCNPDTERYDLNDTSGMGNSAVA, encoded by the coding sequence ATGGACTCCTCATTCACCTCAGAGACGTTTTACAATGCGGGGTCGATAGCTGACCCCACCACCAGTTACCTGGACGAGGACATGTATCTGCAGGAGGATCTGGATGTGTTCAGTGTGACAATGGCTGTTCTCTACCTGGCTGTGTGCATTGTAGGGCTGGCCGGGAACACCCTGGTCATCGTGGCCATCTTAAAGCTGGACAAGATGGCTTCTGCCACCACGGTGTACATCTTCAACCTGGCCTTGGCCGACGGCCTCTTTATGGTGGGCCTCCCCTTCATCGCCATCCAGAATTTCCAGAACCACTGGGCATTCGGGGACCTGGCCTGCAAGCTGGTCATGGTCCTGGACGGCATCAACCAGTTCACCAGCGTCTTCTGCCTGACCGTGATGAGCATTGACCGTTACATGGCGCTGGTTGACCCTCTGCGGTTCGCCCGCTGGCGCACGCCCAGGCGGGCCAAGATAGTCAGCAGCTTCCTgtggctgttctctctgctgcctgTCCTCCCCATAACCATCCATTTCTCGGCTAGGGACGGCCTGTGTAACCTGGACCCCCAGGTGGCTTCCGAGGCCTGGTGGCTGGCCTTCATCACCTACACATTTGTCCTGGGCTTTGCTCTGCCCTTCCTGGTTATGATTGTCTCCTACACCGCCTTGGTGGTCAAACTGAGAACCCACCGCCACCAGGCCAGCTCCCCAAGCCAGGAGAGGCCTTGCCTGGAAACCCAGGTCACCAAgatggtggtggcggtggtgctGGCATTCGCCGTGTGCTGGCTGCCGTTCTACGCCTTCAACTTCTGCTCGCTGTACCATACGGACCTGGTGCTGACCTTCGCCAGGTGCTTTGAGTTCGTGGTGCTGTTGTCCTATTCCTGGAGCTGTGCCAACCCCATCCTGTACGCCTGCCTCTCAGAAACCTTCGGACGCCACTTCCTCACCCTCCTCTGCCCCACCAAGAGGTTTCCCAGTGTGCAATGCAACCCTGACACGGAGCGCTATGACCTCAATGATACAAGCGGGATGGGCAACAGTGCGGTGGCATAG